The Molothrus ater isolate BHLD 08-10-18 breed brown headed cowbird chromosome 6, BPBGC_Mater_1.1, whole genome shotgun sequence genome segment GTTTTCAATGGAAgttcagcagagcaggaggagtgTATACTCTAATGTATTAAATCCCTAATAGATAGAGAGGGGCTATTGGAGGTAAAGGCAGAAAACCCTTCCCATATCAAGGGATAGTATAATAATAACATAATTAggttaataaataataaaaaagaggttaataaagaataaaaaaataacaacagaattattttaaaggaacaCAAGAGAGCCCATATTGAAACACATGTTGTGTTTATGAACTTCACCTAGGCTAACAgttttaaaaaggaatatttcCCCTGCTCAAGGATGTCAAGCCTCTAGTCTTGTGTGTTGGTTGTGATAGTGACTTTTCTCTAACCATTTTGTAAAAGAAGAGTGAAAGTATATTGGCAAGAGTATAAATTACAGGATTATCAGGCCATATAAGTAAACtactttcttaaaaaaagtGTAAGTTGACTTTAACAGCTAGGTTTTTGCAGAAGCTGATAAGTGATAAGTCTGCAGTGGTGTGTAGAGTTTGTGTAGCTTCTTTAGGCTGCAGACCAAATGCTGCTCTGGTGGATTTAAAACAGAAGGATACTGAGGACTTCAGATAAGTCTGCCTGCCCAACTGTTTAAATTTGGGTTACAGCAGAATGCTTTGCTACTCTTCTGCATGTTCATTGAGGTTGTTTTCAAAACTGAGTGTGAGACCTGTGTTCATATTTTACTGGTGCATAAAGCTGGCCATGATGATAAATAGCTGTGTGTGTCTCAGGCTGGAATCCCTAGGATGCAAGGATTTTCTTAAACTTCATTAATTGCACAATGAATTTGTATGCTTCTTTAAATCAATGGGTAGATCTTAGTTGAACAGTGAACTGTTTAATGTGGTTTTGTGAACTACTTAATATGCCTTTTTGGCATATAGGGCTGAATCCTGACTATACAAATCTAGTTTCTTCACCACACCACTTTTTCCCTAGCTTTAAACAGCCTGAAATTTAAATCTTTGCTTTGAATGAGAGCTTAATCTCAGGGTGAGGCCTGGATGTCAGCAAggattttcagttttgcagtAAAATATCTGTAAGAACACCTACAGCTAAGCTTATCAGTAATAACAAATAATGTCAGCTTTTCTCATGTCACTGGACTTTGCAGGTCCTTGTTGCCCATTAAAATGGTTTGTTACTTTTGTTCTGTGCAACTTTGGTTGATAAGGTAGttgatttttagaaagaaaaaagtatttacaGTTCAGTTATGAGTGATGTTCCCAAATATTAGATAACCTTGGATTGCAATGGCAGCTTAATATGTATTCTTCCTGGAAGATACAACAATTGAGagattataaaaaaattaaaaggttgaTTTTGTGGGAGTtatttgaagtaaaaataagTCTTGTTATTGGTTAACCTTGATGCATCAAACTGGCATTTTACTTTGGGCTTTGGTGGCAAATGGTGTGGCTTGTCCTTGAAAGAAGGCAGCAGTTGATAttgtgctggagcagagtggCCGCTGCATGTTATAATAGCAAAAAGGCAGTGGTAGCAATATAGAGAGAGGAATCAGTTTGTCTATAAGGACTGTTAGCAGAGCATCTGGCAATCTTGTCCCTGGCTAAGTCAAATGccaaatatttgtttgtttttttgtgaagaaaagctTGGAAGTTTAatttttggaagtttttttttttattaaggcAATGGCACTATCGACTTCCCTGAATTTTTAACCATGATGGCGAGAAAAATGAAGGACACAGACAGCGAGGAAGAAATCCGTGAGGCATTCCGAGTCTTTGACAAGGTATTACTGAAAGTACAGCTACTCTTCTAAAGCAACAATGATGTCTGTATTTTCCTTagtgttttctctcttcttgtcTAGAAGGAGAAAGAGTCCTCTAGTAGAAACAGAGGAATTGGAAACATAACAGAGATTGTTCTGAATATAGAACCAGAACTGTTGCAGCCTGGTTCTACTTGCTTTGTACAGCAAGGTCGAAGCTTTAGGCTCATCCATGAGGAAAACTTTCTGGCCTTTCCTTAGAAACGGAGATTAGCAGACCTTAATGCTTGGGGAGGGTGGCAGGGTGGGGGTTTTCTGAGACGTGTGGGTAGAGGAGGGAGATTTTTCTCTACCTTTTGACTTTGGGGGGAATGGGGAAACATTTGCATGGATGCACATGGTTTTATACTACCCTATGGAAGATTTTGAGGCCAAGATGATGTCATCAGTATTTGGAGGGACATGAAGTATTTCATGTTCTCTTTTCAGAATGTGAAATTTGAGGTTGCTTTCATGAAAAGTTAAGAGTTCAGCCCCCTTGACCTTGTTTAAGAATACCTGGGCATATATCAGTTTTCTAGAACAGAGGTTCTCCTCTTTGGGTTGTTTGAACATGACAGATGTTATACAAGAATTGTGTGAAGTAGTGGCTGGTGCAGCTGTAAAGCTAATGCAAGTGCATGTGTGGAAGAAAACTTTACTACTactttttctagaaaaaaagtGTCAGTCTCTAGTACTGTGCTGAAAACATGGGAGTATTTCTGCAGACAAGATTAGTGTTAAAGCCACTGAGGTAGGTTATCTATTGGTGATAGCCATATCCTGCTCTAAGATAGTGTATTCTTCCAGTGTATGGAATTTCTGAAGTTGCTCAGAGTGAGCTTCAGGTTTGGATGTTACAAATGGGGACATTGGCCTAGAAGTGTTTCTAGACTCTagaatttctcttctctttttaattttgccaTAAAACTTCTCAAAGCACCTTATGAGTAGaatttaaatgctttctttgATCTGTTTTTTATCATCTCATCCGAGAAGCCTAACATAGTCAGCTGCAGTCTGGTAGTTTTAACACAAGAGAAAGCTGACTTCATTCTTGCTGGTGGGGAAGTGGATCTCTGCTGCCTAAGCAAGGCCAAAAAGAGGCTAAACAAAAacttctttggttttgtttctgtgtttatttttgaaagctctttaaaaacattaaaaatacctTATCACAACTACAAGTCACACATGCAGTTGTTATTTCAGCACAATAATTGTATAGAAGGATATGGTGTCATGCATGCCTCAGAAGGCGGTGGGACTGATACATGCTGCAGTGTGTACAGTGTGCCAGGTCTGTACATCTGTCCCAAGTGCTGTAGGGCTGCTTCAGAAGCAGTTACTGGAAACCTAGCTGTAGTTTCCACGTTAGTCACTGTCAGGATTGTTTGTTCATGGTCTTGTGCAACTCTTTTCTCATAGGATGGCAACGGCTATATCAGTGCAGCAGAACTACGCCATGTTATGACAAACTTAGGAGAAAAGCTAACAGATGAAGAAGTAGATGAAATGATCAGAGAAGCAGACATTGATGGGGATGGGCAAGTCAACTATGAAGGTAAAAATGCTTGTCTTGACTCAAAACCATTATTCAGACTGAGGAGAGCCTGTTGCATAggacattaatttttaatacttGTGATAGTAGTTATTTGCTTGTCTGCTACTGTGGACAAAACCACAGCTGCAGTGAAAGGTGCTTTTTTATTCCAACTGTGTTTTAGACTCTCTTAATTTGAAGTACGCTGGAGACGGTAAATCACATGGACTTTTTATCTTTTCAGAATTCGTACAGATGATGACTGCAAAGTGAAGAGACCTCCTTTACACCTTTTTTCCTCTAGAAGAATCAAATTGAATCTTTTACTTAcctcttgcaaaaaaaaatgttcatttattCATTCTGTTTCTGTATAGCAAAACTGAATGTCAAATTACCTTCTGTCCACAAACTGCATGTAATGGTTGGTGGTCCTGTCCCTAAAAGATAAAGTTAAACATCAGTTTTACAATATAAATAATTGTACtaccttgaaaataaaaaaaaaaggaagcactTAGTGAACTCAAAAGTTCCATTTGCTAATGACTATTACACTGTTTGGGCTGGCCAGTTTTTCATGCATGCAGCTTGACAATTGAGCACAGTCAGACATGtgtattaaaaggaaaaaaaaacctaaaagatCCACTCTCTTGTTCAATAGTGGATTCTAATTCAATTTGTAGTATAAATTGTCATAGCTGGTTTACTTTAAAATTGGTTTATACCTCAGGATGGTATGCAGCAAAATGGTTGAAGGATGCAAAACTTAAAGAAAATGCCCTAAAGGTTGAATGGTTCTCCTGTACGTAGCAGTGTGCTCCAAAAATAGGATGATCTTAACTATGGATGGCATGTCTGTGTTAAAATACTGGTTTAACATTGTCTGCATTGCACTATAGTGAAACGGGTGTCAGGCTGTTACCGTtcacaaaatttttaaaagaaaccttCACCAAGGGAGCATCTTTGGActctcatatttttaaaaccttctgTACCATGACTTGGAGCTGGCGGAGTAGCCTGTGGACTTCAGCACAACTATCAACATTGCTGTTCAAGATATTACAGTTTATGTCCATTCCAAGTTGTAAATGctagtcttttttttccaataaaagaCCATTAACTTAAAGGTGGTGTTAAATGCTTTGTAaagttaaaatatatatatataattgagATAATAAACCAAAAAAGCAGTAGGAAGGAAGTGTTTCTATGAATGACTTGCTGCTAAATTATAATGCACATGTATGCAATAAGTTATCCCCTATCTTTTCAAGATGGCAAGAACTGACCTCCTGTAACCCAAGACCTTTGCTATAAATAAATGAACTTGTGCTTGCCTTTCATATTACGACAATGTTAATTTAGTTGGTCTCAAAGTCGTGTAATGCTGACTCGTCAACTATCAGCACAGAAGTAACACCTCATTTCACTACAGTGGAGAGCTCTGAGCATGCATGTCAATACTGGGGAAACATGTATAGGTTGCTTATGTTTTTTTGACAGGTTATAAAAACTAGTGGGAGAATTTAAACAGCATGGACTTCATAGATATCTGTGATTCTCAAACATGccaaaaatgcatttatctGCCCgcagaaagaaatcaaaaggaCATTTTAcagtatatattaaaaaaaccaaattaagcCTTTTTGGAAACTGGGGCTATTATGTCTTGACTTTTCAAACACTTGCATGAATTTTGTGGGGTGGAGAAGAGGACTAGGGTTAATTTAAAAACGATCTTGTTACTTCTGCTTTGCATGCACTAGCAGTGCTTAGTCATTCCAGTTCTCTGAATAAGTGTTCTCTGATCCTTCAGCTTCCCCATGAATGAGTGGCAAAGCAGCCGTGTGCACTCTTCTTTGTTTGAAAGAAGAAtgcttcttctctttcttttttcttattttttttaagcagagcCTCCATGTGGAAGGCTTTTATGCTTGGGAGGGAGGGACTACAGCATAATTACTGACTGTAAGTTTTTGTTTCCAAATGTAATGGGTTGAAAACTGTAATTGTTTGATTGCATTTCGTTTTGGAGAATATTGATACCATCTCTAGGAAGAGATACAAGTCTCCATTCATCCTGTCTAACTGAGGTGCGTGTGTTAAGAACTTGATTTGCTCAGTGGGGGGGTCAAGAGACACCTCCGGAAGGCAATTGAGACTGCCTGCCTTCAgtaattcttattttttcccctgggggGTGGGCGGAGTTCTGGGTGACAAGGGACCCAGACACCTTAACCAAGTGCCTAAAAGTTAGATGGGCTGAATGTAGGCAATTGCTTAGGTATCTATTTGTTGCAAAGGCTTAATACCGTGGCTGTGAATGCGGTCCAAGCAAACTGGCCTCAATGATGGGAATGTCTGACTACCATTTGAAAGTAGATTCTTGCATAGCAGCTGCAAACTACTACTTTAGCAGTGCTTGAGAATGGCTGCACTGATTCTGTAGACCAGCTACTAAAGAGAACGTACTCAAGA includes the following:
- the CALM1 gene encoding calmodulin-1, whose amino-acid sequence is MADQLTEEQIAEFKEAFSLFDKDGDGTITTKELGTVMRSLGQNPTEAELQDMINEVDADGNGTIDFPEFLTMMARKMKDTDSEEEIREAFRVFDKDGNGYISAAELRHVMTNLGEKLTDEEVDEMIREADIDGDGQVNYEEFVQMMTAK